Proteins encoded in a region of the Mercenaria mercenaria strain notata chromosome 1, MADL_Memer_1, whole genome shotgun sequence genome:
- the LOC128556858 gene encoding uncharacterized protein LOC128556858, producing the protein MNSTDRRYGLWLYLFVCTFIPTVLTSFVNYAPGYEYLYNLNSTIELKEVQTFLAKGQVGFVNIAENDNFQELLLVVHGLIFSPEGHPEAENQHHDFSKWFSFEISHRGEIRKVYHPPDEENEVLMIKKGFAGMLSSKLHHRHEVEDGGNEHGSWGYKTDEFGREGQHTASYTVRKTSKGYEYIKTRNSTKIQSVNGNGTYAKMLHFNEDLNTIHSVMIEEEISIDFSTKSEFDPFHGMRPVHAVSGFSDMGFPKVTASSKDRLVFFKKREFSVESEKPLNIETGTISHTKKNKKRAAYQTQSQIQNAKADISGNLTCIRQQPEQGSPELGICFHNLIRTLEQMTESDVEKVANSYFLTVSRKNRENRNIMADAFIAVNNQNVIVNKVLNNLQTDEPLLMRVLQSLTALDHEPNMEMLTTIEKFCFKGKRSESMRLPKEIRQISCLTFGGLVGSVKKFGQVKHAEKLVQYLHNELGLHDPWNFKMKRSTMTEIECVEYDHNKVVMLDAIGNAGLQVSYEHIVSHVNTTNSQWIKRTGIHALRSYHDANTLHELEKVVLYDDNDLVRYEALLQYQAHPLAVAVSTGNGSGLAHTGIAKRSIFDAKLAFRLEAPGVDWRKQIGSSSIGASFGLIMENLLDLQMSLIKGSIDVRVHDEAYVKIHLGYIGINMDFFLARICFKGGAKYALNILKELDPKLGFDLIKQFKSIVNKVVGGVKRGVEAFKRIISTDSSLKDIVDDFVEAVTEIPKKGISICF; encoded by the exons gtTGGCTTCGTTAACATAGCAGAAAATGACAACTTCCAGGAATTGCTATTAGTCGTTCATGGTTTAATATTCAGTCCTGAAGGCCATCCTG AGGCTGAAAACCAACATCACGACTTCTCAAAATG GTTTTCATTTGAGATAAGCCATCGAGGAGAAATAAGGAAAGTCTACCATCCACCTGATGAAGAAAATGAAGTTCTCATGATCAAAAAAGGATTTGCCGGCATGCTGTCCAGCAAACTCCATCATCGTCATGAG GTGGAAGATGGGGGAAATGAACATGGAAGCTGGGGATACAAAACTGACGAATTTGGAAGGGAAG GTCAGCACACCGCATCTTACACAGTTCGCAAAACTTCAAAGGGGTATGAGTATATTAAAACAAGAAATTCTACAAAGATTCAGTCAGTAAATGGAAATGGAACATATGCAAAG ATGCTACATTTCAATGAGGACTTGAACACTATCCACAGTGTTATGATAGAAGAAGAAATTAGTATTGACTTTTCTACAAAGTCCGA ATTTGACCCTTTCCACGGGATGAGACCAGTCCATGCTGTATCAGGCTTCTCTGATATGG GCTTTCCAAAGGTAACTGCCAGCTCAAAAGACAGACTAGTGTTTTTCAAGAAAAGAGAATTTTCCGTAGAATCTGAAAAACCTCTAAACATTGAAACTGGAACTATCAGCCACACAAAGAAG aataaaaagcGAGCTGCCTATCAAACACAAAGTCAAATTCAGAACGCAAAGGCTGATATTTCTGGCAATCTGACATGCATCCGCCAACAACCGGAACAAG GTTCACCGGAACTAGGCATATGCTTTCATAATCTAATCAGAACTCTTGAACAAATGACTGAGTCAGATGTTGAGAAAGTAGCAAATTCATACTTTCTTACAGT ATCAAGAAAGAACAgagaaaacagaaatataatgGCAGATGCCTTTATAGCAGTAAACAACCAAAATGTTATTGTGAACAAAGTACTAAACAACCTCCAAACAGATGAACCTCTCCTAATGAGAGTGCTGCAATCACTCACAGCACTAGACCATGAGCCGAATATG GAAATGCTGACGACTATTGAGAAGTTTTGCTTCAAGGGTAAGAGGTCTGAAAGTATGCGCCTTCCAAAAGAAATCAGACAGATTTCCTGTTTAACATTTGGAGGACTGGTTGGTAGTGTAAAAAAATTCGGTCAAGTGAAACACGCTGAAAAGCTTGTACAATATCTTCACAATGAACTTGGATTACACG ATCCATGGAATTTCAAGATGAAGAGATCGACAATGACAGAGATTGAATGTGTAGAATATGATCACAACAAGGTTGTCATGCTTGATGCTATCGGAAATGCAGGGTTACAAGTGTCATACGAGCACATTGTATCGCATGTAAACACAACAAATTCACAGTGGATTAAACGTACAGGAATTCACGCTCTAAGAAGTTACCATGATGcaaat ACACTACATGAGCTAGAAAAAGTTGTACTATACGACGATAACGACCTCGTTCGTTATGAAGCTCTCCTGCAATACCAAGCTCATCCACTAGCAGTTGCAGTGAG CACTGGCAATGGAAGTGGACTTGCACATACTGGAATCGCTAAAAGGTCAATATTTGACGCTAAACTTGCATTTCGACTTGAAGCTCCTGGTGTAGATTGGCGCAAACAAATTGGCTCAAGTTCGATTGGCGCTTCATTTGGCTTGATAATGGAAAATCTGCTTGATCTACAAATGT cctTGATTAAAGGAAGTATAGATGTGAGGGTACATGATGAAGCGTATGTAAAGATCCATCTGGGATATATAGGCATCAACATGGATTTTTTTCTAGCAAGGATTTGTTTCAAAGGCGGTGCAAAATATGCTCTAAATATATTAAAG gaaCTAGATCCAAAACTGGGATTCGACCTTATAAAGCAGTTCAAAAGCATAGTAAACAAAGTTGTGGGTGGTGTGAAACGAGGAGTAGAGGCATTCAAGAGAATCATATCTACTGACTCTTCATTGAAGGATATCGTTGATGATTTTGTAGAAGCGGTGACGGAAATACCAAAGAAG ggaataagtatctGCTTTTGA